The nucleotide sequence CAGTGAATGTGCGGCCAGTGCTGATGTAATTGTGGCTTTAATAATGGAAAGTGAGTGCAGCCTAAAACCACGTGAGACATTTGTGGAAACTGGTCAAACCAGGGTTGCAGGTGGTCTTTTAAACCAGTAACTGGGTCGCCATTCAGTAAAAAATCTTCCGCCCAATAAACCAATTCACTGCTGCCAAAACGGTCTACTTTACAGTGCTCGGCAAAGTCCTGAATTAAGTCATTAATATAAAGGCGTTCGACGGTTGCCGGTGTCGCCAATAAACCAATGTGGCCTTGCTGTGCCAGTTTTGCTGCGGGTTTGATCGCCGGTACAACACCCACTACCGGGATGTCTAATATTTGACGTAATGCTGGCAGCGTCAGTGTGCTGGCGGTGTTACAGGCAATAACCAGTACATCGGGGGCTAGTTGATTTACGGCGTTGAGGCACACCTGAAGTACGCGGTGAGCCAGTTCATCATCCGATTTGGTGCCATAAGGAAACGCGGCATCATCCATGACATAACGCAAATTAAGCGGTTGCGAATGCAGGCGCACTTGTTGCAGTACACTCAGGCCGCCAACGCCTGAGTCAAAAAACAGTACAGATTGCGTCATTGAATTACAGGATGCAGTGAATTAGGGATGTTGGAAAAGCGCGGCAGTCTAGCAAAGAAACGCAAAATTATCCGCTAATTTCATGGATTGGCAGGTGAAATTGAAACAACCAACTATACTGATGACAACGATCAATGGAGCTGTACCTGAGTGGAACTTACGGAGCTGCTTGAAAATGCCAGGCGCAATGAAGCGCTGCTACGACGCCTTCAGGCTTTTGAACTACAACTATTATCTTGCCAGACCTGGCTGGATTTCCTGACTCTGTTATTAGATGGTCTGCCCAGTCAGTTTGATCTGGATGCTGCGACGTTGAAGGTCTGTGATCCTGACGGTGATCTGAAGGCCGCGATGTTGCAGTCACTGGATATCGAGCAAGGGGTGCTGCTCAATCAACTCGAGTTTCAGGGTCGTATTCCCCGGATTGAAGCCCAGGCGGTGACACCGCCACCGCCATGGAAAAGCGGCCTGGCGTTACCTCTGGTTCGCAATGAGGTGTATTTGGGCCAGTTGCGCTTGTATTCCAGTAATCCTGAACGCTTTCAGCAAGGCATGGCAACGGACTTTATGCAGCACCTGGCTGCGGTTACCGCCGCTTGTCTGGTGATGGTGAAACAATCGGAGGAACAGGCTCGGCTGGCATTAACGGATCCATTGACCGGCGCTGAAAACCGTCGCGGTTTTGAACGTGCTTATGACCGTGAATGGTCGCGTGGCCAACGTCAGTATCATGTGTTTGCCATGATTCTGCTGGATATTGATCACTTTAAAAAAGTGAATGATGTACATGGTCATGGTACTGGTGATCGGGTTTTAAAGCAGTTGTGTAAAACCATGAAGGGTGTGATGCGTCCGACGGATCATATTGGTCGGTTAGGCGGCGAGGAATTTGCACTGATTCTGCCAGGCTGTCAGCCTGATCAGTTGTCTAAAGTCGTCGAGCGTGTGCAACAAGCAATTCGTGGTATGCGGGTTGAAAATGATCTGGGTAAAATTGTACCGCTAACCGCCTCCGGCAGTTATATTTCCATTACCCCAAGGCCGCACCAGGAGCTTAAACTAGCGCAGGTGCTGGACTTCCTCGATACCTACCTTTATCAGGCTAAAAAACAAGGACGAAACCGCTTTTTAAGTGTTGAACAATAATGCTCTGAGCATCGAATACTGACGTGCATCAAGGCCATTTTTGAGCAATATATTAATGTATGCTCATCAACGAAAAAAAGGAGGGAATATGTCTGAAATCATCGAACATCCGCCGTTAATTGTTCCGGATACGGAAATCGAAAAAACGCCACACCTGCCTTACGGTGAGCGCATCTCTCGTTCTCAATATGAAAAGGAAAAGAAGCAGTTACAGATTGAGCTGCTGAAAATGCAAGGTTGGGTGAAAGAAACCGGTCAGAAGGTGGTGATTCTTTTTGAAGGTCGTGATGCGGCCGGTAAGGGTGGTGCCATCAAACGCTTTATGGAACACCTGAATCCTCGGGGTGCGCGTGTTGTGGCACTGGAAAAACCGAGTGACATCGAAAAAACCCAATGGTATTTCCAACGCTACATTCAGCATTTACCAGCAGAAGGTGAAATTGTTCTGTTGGACCGTTCCTGGTACAACCGTGCTGGTGTAGAGCGTGTGATGGGCTTTTGTAAAAACTCAG is from Bacterioplanoides sp. SCSIO 12839 and encodes:
- the murI gene encoding glutamate racemase, whose translation is MTQSVLFFDSGVGGLSVLQQVRLHSQPLNLRYVMDDAAFPYGTKSDDELAHRVLQVCLNAVNQLAPDVLVIACNTASTLTLPALRQILDIPVVGVVPAIKPAAKLAQQGHIGLLATPATVERLYINDLIQDFAEHCKVDRFGSSELVYWAEDFLLNGDPVTGLKDHLQPWFDQFPQMSHVVLGCTHFPLLKPQLHQHWPHIHWIDSGEAIARRVAVVLEQEQGQLSTTQCNSGPPGSISLHWTSEQKQQIAAQQFLQQLGDLTEASQLHLAEIDRLSPDASRGADNNPEPGSE
- a CDS encoding GGDEF domain-containing protein yields the protein MELTELLENARRNEALLRRLQAFELQLLSCQTWLDFLTLLLDGLPSQFDLDAATLKVCDPDGDLKAAMLQSLDIEQGVLLNQLEFQGRIPRIEAQAVTPPPPWKSGLALPLVRNEVYLGQLRLYSSNPERFQQGMATDFMQHLAAVTAACLVMVKQSEEQARLALTDPLTGAENRRGFERAYDREWSRGQRQYHVFAMILLDIDHFKKVNDVHGHGTGDRVLKQLCKTMKGVMRPTDHIGRLGGEEFALILPGCQPDQLSKVVERVQQAIRGMRVENDLGKIVPLTASGSYISITPRPHQELKLAQVLDFLDTYLYQAKKQGRNRFLSVEQ
- the ppk2 gene encoding polyphosphate kinase 2 translates to MSEIIEHPPLIVPDTEIEKTPHLPYGERISRSQYEKEKKQLQIELLKMQGWVKETGQKVVILFEGRDAAGKGGAIKRFMEHLNPRGARVVALEKPSDIEKTQWYFQRYIQHLPAEGEIVLLDRSWYNRAGVERVMGFCKNSEYLEFMREVPELERMFVRSGVHLFKFWFSVSRHEQLRRFQKRQVDPLKQWKLSPIDLASLDKWDDYTEAKEAMFYYSNHMDAPWTVVRSDDKKRARLNTMREVLNRLDYTNKSTEHDLTPDPLIIQPATQAMDC